The proteins below come from a single Desulfitobacterium metallireducens DSM 15288 genomic window:
- the pheS gene encoding phenylalanine--tRNA ligase subunit alpha — translation MKEEVRRIQEETLAELKGVTSLDTLQELKVKVLGKKGSLTALLRQMGSLSAEERPIFGQVVNEARDVLEKAWVEQTQELEQIALQRQIEAERLDISLPGVSTIRGHQHPLTRVIEEMEDIFLGMGFDIAEGPEIETDYYNFEALNLPKEHPAREMQDSFYITEEILLRTQTSPVQVRTMERVHPQLPVKIICPGKVYRKDDDATHSPMFHQVEGLVVDKGIRMSDLKGILLNFSRQMFGESREIRLRPSFFPFTEPSAEVDVSCMLCGGAGCRICKGTGWIEILGSGMVHPKVLENGGYNPKEVTGFAFGMGVERIAMLKYGIEDMRLLFDNDLRFLQQF, via the coding sequence GTGAAAGAAGAAGTCCGTCGTATTCAAGAAGAAACATTGGCTGAGCTCAAAGGGGTTACCTCTTTGGACACACTCCAAGAATTAAAGGTTAAAGTTCTTGGGAAAAAAGGGTCCTTAACCGCGTTATTGCGTCAGATGGGAAGCTTGAGTGCAGAGGAACGCCCCATTTTTGGACAAGTTGTCAATGAGGCGCGTGACGTTTTAGAAAAGGCTTGGGTAGAGCAAACTCAAGAATTAGAGCAAATTGCTCTGCAAAGACAGATTGAAGCGGAACGCTTAGATATCTCTCTTCCCGGAGTGAGTACAATCCGGGGACATCAGCACCCTTTAACCCGTGTCATTGAAGAAATGGAAGATATTTTTTTAGGAATGGGTTTTGATATTGCTGAGGGACCAGAAATTGAGACTGATTATTATAACTTTGAAGCTTTGAATCTGCCTAAGGAGCATCCAGCACGTGAAATGCAGGACTCCTTCTATATAACAGAGGAAATTTTGCTAAGAACGCAAACCTCACCCGTTCAAGTTCGGACTATGGAGCGGGTACATCCGCAACTTCCAGTTAAAATCATTTGTCCAGGAAAAGTCTATCGCAAAGACGATGATGCGACCCATTCTCCAATGTTCCATCAAGTAGAAGGATTAGTGGTCGATAAAGGAATTCGGATGTCGGATCTAAAAGGAATCCTGCTTAACTTTTCACGGCAAATGTTTGGAGAATCTCGAGAAATTCGTTTGCGTCCAAGCTTTTTCCCGTTTACGGAGCCGAGTGCGGAAGTTGATGTTTCCTGTATGTTGTGCGGAGGAGCGGGGTGCCGAATCTGTAAAGGAACCGGCTGGATTGAAATTCTGGGTTCAGGAATGGTCCATCCTAAAGTGCTAGAAAATGGGGGTTATAATCCGAAAGAAGTCACCGGGTTTGCCTTTGGGATGGGTGTCGAGCGGATTGCCATGCTGAAATATGGAATTGAAGATATGAGACTCTTATTTGATAACGATTTGCGCTTTTTGCAACAGTTTTAA
- the rplT gene encoding 50S ribosomal protein L20 — protein MARVKKGVTKHQRHKKVLKLAKGFRGAKSKLFRPANEQVLKSLAYAYAHRKDKKGDFRKLWIARINAAARMNGLTYSRMMNGLKKAGVSVNRKMLADLAINDAAAFTELVNVAKAQVNVK, from the coding sequence ATGGCCCGTGTAAAAAAAGGGGTAACGAAGCATCAGCGTCATAAAAAAGTACTGAAACTGGCTAAAGGATTCCGTGGTGCTAAGAGTAAACTCTTCCGCCCAGCTAATGAACAAGTTTTAAAATCCCTAGCCTACGCTTATGCTCACCGTAAAGACAAAAAAGGTGATTTCCGTAAATTGTGGATTGCTCGTATCAATGCGGCTGCTCGCATGAACGGTTTGACCTATAGCCGGATGATGAACGGTTTGAAAAAAGCAGGAGTTTCGGTTAACCGTAAAATGTTAGCTGACCTTGCAATCAATGATGCAGCTGCTTTTACTGAATTAGTAAATGTAGCTAAAGCACAAGTTAACGTAAAGTAA
- a CDS encoding TrmH family RNA methyltransferase: MLTSLQNEHVKHVVALHKRKTRKDYGEFLIEGWRFIEEAIRREAEIRQIYVCPEKEKGYWSSLYSVLRERKIPILEVDERVLRKMSETEEPQGILAVVGLKSLSWKDLEVDSKTVLLIVDGIQDPGNLGTILRTALAAGVQQVCLTTGTVDLYNPKVLRSTMGTVFSLQVLTDCSPEQVIEFAQSKGLKVLTGDIEGEPFYETQFDLPLALVVGNEGNGPSEVFRSPELTRVTLPMSHEVESLNVAIATGIILYEIARRKGL; encoded by the coding sequence ATGTTGACCTCACTGCAAAATGAACATGTTAAGCATGTTGTTGCTTTACATAAACGCAAGACTCGAAAGGATTATGGGGAGTTTCTTATCGAGGGTTGGCGGTTCATCGAAGAAGCGATTCGTCGTGAAGCGGAAATTCGCCAGATCTATGTTTGCCCAGAGAAGGAAAAGGGGTACTGGTCTTCTTTATATAGCGTTCTGCGTGAGCGGAAGATTCCGATTCTCGAAGTCGATGAAAGAGTATTGCGGAAGATGAGCGAAACTGAAGAACCCCAAGGGATTCTCGCAGTTGTAGGGCTTAAGAGTCTTAGTTGGAAGGACTTAGAGGTTGATTCTAAAACCGTACTGTTGATCGTTGATGGAATCCAGGATCCAGGAAATTTAGGTACTATCCTGCGGACAGCATTAGCCGCAGGGGTTCAACAGGTCTGCTTAACCACAGGAACTGTTGATCTCTATAACCCAAAGGTTTTACGAAGCACTATGGGAACAGTATTCTCTTTGCAGGTATTAACGGATTGCTCACCTGAACAAGTGATTGAATTTGCTCAGAGCAAAGGGTTAAAGGTTCTGACCGGAGATATTGAGGGTGAGCCTTTTTATGAAACCCAATTTGATCTTCCTCTAGCCTTAGTGGTAGGTAATGAAGGCAATGGACCTTCGGAGGTGTTTCGTTCGCCAGAGCTAACCCGAGTGACTCTGCCCATGAGTCATGAGGTAGAATCTCTTAATGTAGCGATAGCAACGGGAATTATTTTATATGAAATTGCGCGCCGTAAAGGGTTATGA
- the rpmI gene encoding 50S ribosomal protein L35 — MPKMKTHRGAAKRFKKTGTGKIMRSHGYTSHILEKKSPKRKRNLRKTTVMHKTDAKRIARMIAYL; from the coding sequence ATGCCAAAAATGAAAACTCATCGCGGTGCCGCGAAACGTTTTAAGAAAACCGGAACCGGTAAAATTATGCGTTCCCATGGCTATACAAGCCATATCCTGGAGAAGAAGTCTCCAAAACGTAAACGCAATCTTCGCAAAACAACGGTTATGCATAAGACTGATGCGAAACGTATTGCTCGGATGATTGCATACCTATAA
- the infC gene encoding translation initiation factor IF-3, which translates to MNYIWGWFVISKDLRINDEIRAREVRLVGEEGEQLGIVQLRDALQMAIEKSVDLVEIAPTAKPPVCKFMDYGKYKYEQAKRDKEARKKQRTTEIKEVKLRPNIEDHDFETKARNAQRFLADGDKVKVTIMFRGREVTHPELGKKLCVRLAEFCKAEANIEREPKLEGRNMIMILTPIKHD; encoded by the coding sequence ATGAATTATATATGGGGGTGGTTTGTTATTAGCAAGGATTTACGGATTAATGATGAAATCCGAGCTCGGGAGGTTCGTCTCGTTGGTGAAGAAGGAGAACAACTCGGGATTGTGCAGCTCAGAGATGCGCTGCAAATGGCTATAGAGAAATCTGTAGACTTGGTGGAGATTGCTCCGACCGCAAAGCCGCCAGTTTGTAAATTCATGGATTATGGAAAGTACAAATATGAGCAGGCGAAGCGAGACAAAGAGGCCCGTAAAAAACAGCGGACCACGGAGATCAAAGAAGTCAAATTGCGTCCGAATATTGAGGACCATGACTTTGAAACAAAAGCACGCAACGCCCAACGCTTTTTAGCAGATGGTGACAAGGTGAAAGTAACAATTATGTTCCGGGGTCGGGAGGTTACACATCCTGAACTAGGGAAAAAGTTATGTGTTCGTCTTGCTGAGTTTTGCAAAGCAGAGGCTAATATAGAGCGTGAACCTAAACTGGAAGGGCGTAACATGATTATGATCTTGACGCCTATCAAACATGACTAA
- the thrS gene encoding threonine--tRNA ligase: MIKVTLKDGSIREVEQGTTLAGLAASISRGLAKAAIAGKVNGEDKDLAYVLNEDADVEILTLDSEEGLHVLRHSSSHVLAQAVQNLFPGTKLGIGPAIANGFYYDFDSEHVFTPEDLEKIEAEMQRLVKEDNSYERREVSRSEALSFFGEQGEKYKVELIEDLPEDATISMYTQGNFTDLCAGPHIPSTGKIKAFKLLNLAGAYWRGSEKNKMLQRIYATAWTKQADLDDYLFKMEEAKRRDHRKLGLELDLFSLHDEGPGFPFFHPKGMILRNELEDFWRKEHRKRGYHEIKTPMILSRSLWEQSGHWDHYKDNMYFTKIDDMDYAIKPMNCPGGVLMYKTKMRSYRDLPLRMGELGLVHRHELSGALHGLLRVRNFTQDDAHIFMLPAQIKNEIIGVIELVDYFYKVFGFEYEVELSTRPEDSMGSDEAWEMATNGLKEALEAKGMEYKINPGDGAFYGPKIDFHLHDCLGRTWQCGTIQLDFQMPEKFDLTYIGEDGQKHRPVMIHRVVYGSIERFIALLTEQYAGAFPTWLAPVQARILPISEKHQEYANEIFNRLNDLDIRAEVDDRREKIGYKIREAQTQKIPFTLVIGDQEAETDSVAVRRYGQGNSGEKMTVSEFIAMVQEEVKGKKMLLQS; this comes from the coding sequence ATGATTAAAGTAACATTAAAGGACGGATCCATACGCGAAGTTGAGCAGGGAACAACACTTGCAGGTTTAGCCGCTTCGATCTCGCGCGGTTTAGCTAAAGCGGCAATAGCGGGTAAAGTGAACGGTGAGGACAAGGATTTAGCTTATGTTTTAAACGAGGATGCTGATGTAGAAATCCTTACTTTGGATAGTGAAGAAGGGTTACATGTTCTTCGTCATTCCTCTTCACACGTGTTGGCACAAGCCGTGCAAAATCTGTTTCCAGGTACGAAGCTCGGAATTGGACCAGCTATCGCCAATGGGTTTTATTATGACTTTGACTCGGAACACGTTTTTACACCCGAGGATCTGGAAAAGATTGAAGCTGAAATGCAACGTCTTGTCAAAGAAGATAACAGTTATGAGCGGCGAGAAGTCTCTCGGAGTGAAGCCTTATCCTTCTTTGGTGAGCAAGGAGAAAAATACAAGGTTGAGCTGATTGAAGATCTTCCAGAAGATGCAACGATCTCAATGTATACTCAAGGTAATTTTACCGACCTTTGTGCAGGGCCGCATATCCCTTCTACTGGAAAGATCAAAGCGTTTAAACTTCTCAACCTCGCTGGCGCCTATTGGAGAGGTAGCGAGAAAAATAAGATGTTGCAACGGATTTATGCAACAGCTTGGACTAAACAAGCCGATCTTGATGATTATCTGTTCAAGATGGAAGAAGCAAAACGTCGGGATCATCGGAAACTAGGTTTAGAACTTGATCTCTTTAGCCTTCATGATGAAGGACCGGGTTTCCCCTTTTTCCACCCGAAGGGCATGATCCTACGCAATGAACTCGAAGATTTCTGGCGTAAAGAACATCGCAAAAGAGGATATCACGAGATTAAGACCCCAATGATTTTAAGTCGTAGTCTTTGGGAACAATCCGGTCACTGGGATCATTATAAAGACAATATGTATTTTACGAAAATTGATGATATGGATTATGCCATTAAACCGATGAACTGCCCAGGCGGGGTGCTCATGTATAAAACGAAAATGAGAAGCTATCGCGACCTGCCATTAAGAATGGGAGAACTTGGGTTGGTACATCGCCATGAATTATCCGGTGCCCTTCACGGTTTACTTCGTGTTCGAAACTTCACTCAAGATGATGCTCATATTTTCATGCTTCCTGCTCAGATCAAGAATGAAATCATCGGGGTTATCGAGCTGGTCGATTATTTCTATAAAGTGTTTGGTTTCGAATACGAAGTTGAGCTTTCGACTCGTCCTGAAGATTCCATGGGTTCAGATGAAGCATGGGAAATGGCGACGAATGGTTTGAAGGAAGCACTTGAAGCTAAAGGAATGGAGTACAAGATCAATCCTGGCGATGGTGCATTCTATGGCCCGAAGATCGACTTCCATCTTCACGATTGCCTCGGGCGGACCTGGCAATGTGGTACGATTCAGTTAGACTTCCAAATGCCAGAAAAATTCGATTTGACTTATATTGGGGAAGATGGCCAAAAACATCGCCCTGTTATGATTCACCGCGTTGTTTACGGTAGCATTGAGCGCTTTATTGCGCTCTTAACCGAGCAGTATGCAGGAGCATTCCCAACTTGGTTAGCTCCAGTCCAAGCCCGTATCCTGCCGATCAGTGAAAAGCATCAAGAATATGCAAACGAAATCTTCAATCGCCTTAATGATTTAGATATCCGTGCTGAAGTGGATGATCGCCGTGAGAAAATTGGCTATAAAATTCGTGAGGCTCAAACCCAGAAAATCCCCTTTACTCTTGTCATCGGTGATCAAGAAGCAGAAACAGACTCTGTAGCCGTCCGCCGCTATGGCCAAGGTAACTCGGGAGAAAAGATGACCGTTTCTGAATTCATTGCCATGGTTCAAGAAGAAGTTAAAGGTAAAAAGATGCTGCTTCAATCCTAG